In Thermodesulfovibrio thiophilus DSM 17215, the genomic window TCAGGATATTTCAAAAGCTTCTTTCCAAGAGAGATTGATGCTTCTTTAACAAAATGATCAACCAAAACAGGGATATCATCCTTTCTTTCTCTCAATGGAGGAAGATGAACATGATGTGCTTTAAGCCTGTAAAATAAATCTTTTCTGAATTTTCCGGATGATACCATCTCATTAATATCCTGATTTGTTGCAACTATTATTCTTGCATCACTGTTTTTTGCCATGTCAGAGCCAAGAGGATAATAAACATTCTCCTGAATAACTCTCAACAGCTTAATCTGAGATGCTTCAGACATATCACCAATCTCATCAAGAAAAAGAGTTCCACCCCTTGCTCTGGCTATTAATCCCTCTCTATTTGACATAGCACCTGTAAATGCTCCTTTTCTGTGCCCAAAAAGAGTATCTGAAAACATTGTATCATCAAGTCCTGCAATATTTACCGCCACAAACTCTCCCTTTTTACCACTTACTCTGTGAACTGCTCTTGCAATGAGTTCTTTTCCTGTTCCAGTCTCTCCGGTAATTAAAACCGGCTGATCTGTTCTGGCAATAACTTCTACATATTTAAAAATTCCTTTCATTTTTTGATTGACAGTCACTATTTCTGAAAAAGCATCTTTGTGTTCAATGTCATCCAGAAGGAGGCTTTCTTTTAAGCCTGTTATTTCTTCTTTAAGTCTGTTTATTTCCAGTGCCTTATGAATTGAAGTAATGAGCCTGTTTTTTTCAACCGGTTTAACAAGATAATCAAATGCTCCAGCTTTTATACACTCTACAGCCGAGTTTATCTCGTTTATGGCTGTAATAACAATCACAGGAATTTCAGGATACTCAACAACTATATATTTCAAAAGCTCAAAACCAGAGATATATGGCATTGATAGATCTAGCAAGATAACGGAAAAAGAACGCTCTTTAAGAATTACAGGCACCTCACGAGCATCCTGAATACATGTAATATCTTTTATTCCATTTGATTTAAGAATAACAGAATAAGTATAGAGAGCATCAGGCTCATCATCAACAATTGCAACACTGCCGCAAAATTGCTTTTCTTTAATTGCCTTCATACAGGTAAATAAACTTTAACCTGAGTACCTGCTGCTTTTTCTGATTCAATTATAATATCTCCATTATGCTCTTCAACTATTGCTCTGGAAAGATACAGCCCAAGCCCTGTTCCGCCTGATGCATGTTTTGTAGAAAAAAAAGGTTTATATATATGCTGCATGTCTTCTTCTGAAATTCCTCTGCCTTCATCTTTTATTTCCAGATATATTCTCTTTTTATCCGACTGAAACGAAGTTAAAATTGACACAGCTTTTTTTCTATCTGGAAGGGATTGTAAGGCATTCATTAATAAATTAATAACCACCTGCTCAAGTTTTTGAACATTACCATTTATCTTTGGCAAATTATCCTGAAGTTGCATTGAAAAATTTTCAGTATGAAGAAAAATAGTATGACTCAGTATCAACACAACTCTTCTTACAACTTCATTTATATCAACCATAGTATTTTCAGAGGTTACTCCATTCTGAACATGTTTTTTAAACTCTTCAAATGTTTCTCTGATTCTGTTAGCTCCATCACTAACAGCCAGAATCAGCCGGGGCATTATTTTATCAAATTCCTGAGAAGATATACCTCCAATCATAAATTCACCATATTCTTCCTCGTATTCTTTAATTATTGAAAAAATATCCTGCCAGGCATTGTAGGTAAGCTGAAGATTGTTCAGCATAACATTACAGATATTATTTATCTCATGAGCCACACTTGAAGTTATTAAATTAAACGCCCTCACTTTATTTTTAAAAATAAGCTGTGCTTTATTTTCCTTTATGTCCCCTTTTTTTGTCAGTTCTTCTGTTATGTCTCTGAATCTGCAAAATGTAACCCTGTAGTCTTCATATAAAATGGGAAAAATATCAAAAAAAAGCAACCCTCTTGCACCATCAGGTTTTATAAAATTAATTGTTCCAGAATACTCAAGTCCCTGACAATCTTTTATCAGGTTGATAAAATTCATATATTCATTTTTTTCAAAAACTCTTGATAAATCCAGCTGTTCTCCAAAAAGGTTATACGCATTCTGATTAGCATATAAAATATCAAAGGTTTCAGATTCAAAAATAACTAAAGGCTCAAGAAAATGTTCAACAAATTTTAAAAAAATCCCGGTTGAAAGGCTTTTTTGAAATATTTTCATACAAGCAGTACTTTACCATCTCCTTTGACTATTCCACCGATTAACCATGCACAATAGCCATTCTGGTTTAAAATATTCAGAGCTTTATCCGCATCATCACTGGGAACAACAAATACAAAACCTACACCCATATTAAAAACTTTAAACATTTCTTCTTCATCAATTTTACCGATGTTTTTAATAAGCGTAAAAACTGATGGAGCTATCCAGCTACTTTTTTTTATTCTAGCTGAAACGTTTTTTGGAAGTATTCTTGATAAATTACCAGGAATTCCTCCTCCTGTAA contains:
- a CDS encoding ATP-binding protein translates to MKIFQKSLSTGIFLKFVEHFLEPLVIFESETFDILYANQNAYNLFGEQLDLSRVFEKNEYMNFINLIKDCQGLEYSGTINFIKPDGARGLLFFDIFPILYEDYRVTFCRFRDITEELTKKGDIKENKAQLIFKNKVRAFNLITSSVAHEINNICNVMLNNLQLTYNAWQDIFSIIKEYEEEYGEFMIGGISSQEFDKIMPRLILAVSDGANRIRETFEEFKKHVQNGVTSENTMVDINEVVRRVVLILSHTIFLHTENFSMQLQDNLPKINGNVQKLEQVVINLLMNALQSLPDRKKAVSILTSFQSDKKRIYLEIKDEGRGISEEDMQHIYKPFFSTKHASGGTGLGLYLSRAIVEEHNGDIIIESEKAAGTQVKVYLPV
- a CDS encoding sigma-54-dependent transcriptional regulator; this encodes MKAIKEKQFCGSVAIVDDEPDALYTYSVILKSNGIKDITCIQDAREVPVILKERSFSVILLDLSMPYISGFELLKYIVVEYPEIPVIVITAINEINSAVECIKAGAFDYLVKPVEKNRLITSIHKALEINRLKEEITGLKESLLLDDIEHKDAFSEIVTVNQKMKGIFKYVEVIARTDQPVLITGETGTGKELIARAVHRVSGKKGEFVAVNIAGLDDTMFSDTLFGHRKGAFTGAMSNREGLIARARGGTLFLDEIGDMSEASQIKLLRVIQENVYYPLGSDMAKNSDARIIVATNQDINEMVSSGKFRKDLFYRLKAHHVHLPPLRERKDDIPVLVDHFVKEASISLGKKLLKYPEELIVLLMNHLFPGNVRELKMMIYDAVTRCKSSILSLESFKDMIDVSNSIDKELKSEIVRFYIQMRFPDKLPTLKEMEQILIDEALRRAQGNQGLASSMLGITRQALNRRIRKTNAP